From Cannabis sativa cultivar Pink pepper isolate KNU-18-1 chromosome 8, ASM2916894v1, whole genome shotgun sequence, a single genomic window includes:
- the LOC115700692 gene encoding pentatricopeptide repeat-containing protein At4g26680, mitochondrial: MSKFPFRRFSTFLNSTEKESISVEPIISGILRGRNWNPIPLPHRTIPEPQGQDLDFVNVAHSHLIHSDWTKLDSLSNGLTAFRVKHLLLKIQKDHVLSLEFFNWVGSQKPSLHTLETISIILHILTRNRKFKSAEAILRPILASNSIDLPSKLFESIVYSYRLCNSSAHVFDSLFKTFAHMRKFRNATDTFCRMKDYGFLPTVVSCNAYLSSLLGLDRVDIALAFYREMRRYRISPNVFTLNMVMCAYCRMGKLDKAAEVFGEMENMGCSPTIASYNTLMSGYCSKGLLSMATNLKTLMGKNGVHPNVITYNTLINGFCKEGKLHEANRLFSEMKAIKVDPNTVTYNILINGYGQEGNCEMGSRLHEEMSRNRVKADILTYNGLILGLCKEGKTKKAAYLVKDLDKENLVPNASTFSALIRGQCVRNNSDRAFQIYKSMVRGGFHPNAHTFEMLISSFCKHEDFDGAVLILKEMFKRSVIPDLVILHKLYEGLCQGGKQKLVLLLCSEMEARGLTPQGFDKDKIIYALGLNKESQPFRD, from the coding sequence ATGAGTAAGTTCCCATTTCGTCGGTTTTCAACTTTTCTTAATTCAACTGAGAAGGAATCTATCAGTGTTGAACCCATAATTTCTGGGATTTTGAGGGGAAGGAATTGGAATCCGATTCCATTACCCCACAGAACGATTCCTGAACCGCAAGGACAAGACCTTGATTTTGTTAATGTTGCTCATAGCCATCTAATTCATTCCGATTGGACTAAGCTTGACTCTTTATCGAATGGCTTGACCGCATTTAGGGTAAAACACCTTCTGTTGAAGATTCAGAAGGACCATGTTCTTTCACTTGAGTTTTTCAACTGGGTTGGAAGTCAAAAGCCTAGTTTGCATACCCTGGAAACCATTTCCATTATTCTCCACATTCTCACCAGAAACCGAAAATTTAAGTCCGCGGAAGCTATTTTGAGGCCTATTCTTGCCTCGAATTCTATAGACTTACCTTCCAAGCTGTTTGAATCAATAGTGTATTCGTACCGGTTATGTAATTCTTCTGCTCATGTTTTTGACTCCCTTTTCAAGACTTTTGCTCATATGAGAAAGTTTAGGAATGCCACTGACACTTTCTGTAGAATGAAGGATTATGGGTTTTTGCCAACGGTTGTGTCCTGCAATGCATATCTGAGCTCTTTGCTCGGTCTTGATAGAGTTGATATTGCTTTAGCATTCTATAGAGAAATGCGGCGCTATCGAATTTCACCAAATGTTTTTACTCTTAATATGGTGATGTGTGCGTATTGTAGAATGGGCAAGTTAGACAAGGCTGCTGAGGTTTTTGGTGAAATGGAGAATATGGGTTGTAGTCCTACTATTGCATCCTATAACACATTGATGTCTGGGTATTGTAGTAAAGGTCTTCTGAGCATGGCTACGAATCTCAAAACTTTGATGGGTAAGAATGGCGTACACCCTAATGTCATAACTTATAACACTCTTATCAATGGTTTCTGCAAAGAAGGGAAATTACATGAAGCAAATAGGCTTTTTAGCGAGATGAAGGCCATAAAGGTGGATCCTAATACTGTAACTTACAATATCTTGATAAATGGTTATGGTCAAGAGGGTAATTGTGAAATGGGTAGTAGGCTTCATGAGGAGATGTCAAGGAACCGAGTAAAGGCTGATATTCTGACATATAATGGCTTGATTTTGGGACTATGTAAGGAGGGCAAGACCAAGAAAGCTGCATATctggttaaagatcttgatAAGGAGAACTTAGTTCCAAATGCATCTACTTTCTCTGCCCTGATTAGAGGGCAATGTGTGAGGAACAACTCTGACCGTGCCTTTCAGATATATAAAAGTATGGTCAGGGGCGGTTTCCATCCTAATGCTCATACTTTCGAAATGTTGATTTCATCCTTTTGCAAGCATGAAGATTTTGATGGTGCAGTGCTAATCTTAAAGGAAATGTTTAAAAGATCTGTGATTCCCGATTTGGTTATATTGCATAAACTTTATGAAGGGCTGTGCCAGGGTGGGAAACAAAAACTGGTCCTATTATTATGCTCTGAGATGGAAGCAAGGGGCCTTACACCTCAAGGTTTTGACAAAGATAAGATTATATATGCTCTGGGACTTAATAAGGAGAGCCAGCCATTCAGAGATTAA